TACGCTGTGCCAGGTGCCTCGGAGGGTCTCAGCCAGATCCACGTGCCTGGGTTTCGGCACCACGCTGCGGGGATAGAGCTTCATCGCAGCCACTATGACTGGTATTGTTAGCGCACCAGGTATGGCTAGTATCCAGAACTTTCCGAGGGACACTACTATCATTGCTATGAAGGGGCCTAGGACGGCGCCGAACTGGTCTAGGAACTCGTGCACCCCAAATACGAGACCACGTCTTTTCCCTGCTATACTGGAGAGTAGTGCATCGCGTGCTGGGGCACGTACCGCCTTGCCTATACGCTCAAGGGAGTAGCCGAGAGCCAGCATGGGGCCTCCTAGGCCAGCAACGAGTATGCCTAGCGGTATGAGCCCGTAGCCTAGGAGTATGAAGCCCCAGTATGCCCCCAGTCTCTCAACGACCAGGCCCGTGAGGGGTCGTAGACCCCATGCTAGAACCTCGCCGACGCCTGCAACACCGCCCAGCTCCACAGTGCCAGGTATGAGTACGGGTAGCGAGCTACGGAAACCCTCATAGCTAGCATCGCCTAGCATGCTTACGAGCCCGAATAGCGCGACAACAACAAGTATGGCGCGCAGTCCTCCACGCCGCACCGCCGTGCTCACCTAAGAGTCTCCAAGACCAAGACCGCGCTGTCATGGGGCAGAGTTATTATATTTGAGGGAGGCCCGCGACAACTCCGGCTGGGTGCGCTCCATAGTAGTCCCGGGCGTGGAGGAGGTAGACCATGCCTCCAATACTTGAGGTCCGCAACCTATATGTGCACTACTACACACTCAGAGGCATCGTCAAGGCTGTCGAGAATGTGAGCTTTACCTTGGAGCCCGGCGAGGTTCTAGGCATCGCCGGTGAGAGCGGCTGCGGCAAATCCACCCTCGCCTGGTCACTTCTACGCCTTGTGCCCCCGCCGGGCAGGATCGTGAAGGGCAGCATAATAATTGATGGCCAAGACATAGTGAATATGAGCGAGGACGAGGTAAGGGCTAGGATAAGGTGGCAGAAGATAAGCATGGTGTTTCAAGGCGCCATGAACGCTCTAAATCCGATGTACAAGGTCTGGGAGCAAATAGCAGAGCCACTCATAGTCCACAGGGGTATGACGAAGGAGCAGGCTTACCGCCGCGCAGTTGAGGTACTAAAGCTGGTCGGCCTAGGCGAGGACATTGCTAATAGGTATCCGCATGAGCTGAGTGG
This DNA window, taken from Hyperthermus butylicus DSM 5456, encodes the following:
- a CDS encoding MFS transporter is translated as MSTAVRRGGLRAILVVVALFGLVSMLGDASYEGFRSSLPVLIPGTVELGGVAGVGEVLAWGLRPLTGLVVERLGAYWGFILLGYGLIPLGILVAGLGGPMLALGYSLERIGKAVRAPARDALLSSIAGKRRGLVFGVHEFLDQFGAVLGPFIAMIVVSLGKFWILAIPGALTIPVIVAAMKLYPRSVVPKPRHVDLAETLRGTWHSVAYVLVAGTLAASPLAIEHVAKMLGVVDEKGAFIIYAIAMLSDALIAIPIGLLYDANPRLAVALPAVVGLAGGILAVTSPTLPLLAYAAAAASGVAEAGFETVARAMVKSGATGYGIYGLARGLAVAGSILLYGSLAAHVW